One part of the Astatotilapia calliptera chromosome 9, fAstCal1.2, whole genome shotgun sequence genome encodes these proteins:
- the nell3 gene encoding uncharacterized protein nell3, whose protein sequence is MLLLTSLLLLQLSWVSLHNAAQAVAEICRGTHCYGGDTGDPRPCTGAHCPGSRSSRPPRQFNPSTQGKTAHVAAGQHRVYPSSPRAASETFPGAQLLLRGRHSDGSTRSAPEVLPAGCTDAECAVHVRQFQPGNDTRDCKGIECRLPLRIRPKARAVACVGEGCLAGSEESVPPVHLSDRAAQFLGDFPEFGYPSSELGAAPLGVQLTCDIKPGENEVPSEDALILHLQLSKGQEKLVEALRAQQIIIRDLQQKLADQQEALLSQQREILEQQQRMYEQMDVVKAQYGLLSDTFKQVSFQGLKGELQSYFESQLAGLQSQARSHLQKSYAVHKTDINSKVMDVVGEAHFPQPLLGCPSPCGSEEYCDFQKDPARCEKCTMCPPGFFLISQCSPTADRMCQDRDECLELPNICGERVKCLNTPGGFRCLGISERDAIMGLCGHEYFYNQELQECQACSDCDGEPVTVPCTAVSDTICGQLSETRLSESWMANVVVPPARSSGTHIFPGLQLNIRSKEKSDLLSNQVGQLTFQQHGLVWLDHNFAIKHSCRNFLQLGMRLNGSQEEEGKDLSGVRIEQPDGKYFQGVSVSTGVEVEPNHSFTLLLRSPNQHCNQSKDLHVYDAAGPSLSLLWLSHDTGAVAMTAQMSLLMHYQTSYRPTFRITSVSDPYMISLTHDNRGVRFTERGVVKFVLQQALYSMGHTCVREGFSLIAYINRNGTGQEVMQAFKTGVNYRDTSITLSGAVSVDSGDMLNFEITSPSQCNVRYFGDSTGISILSLIWIPSAVSSAFTATVSRTGLPFGAVRNKPLLFQQISPDTPQVHLARSGEPNSRKNFIFREKGTVNIALNLKLIHSCNIVKLTLQRVGGQGKQAGPVAQQVSGSMPEGSEWASVGLRASFQVQNGTALYVTLDCIRGRINQIAHEGGTNISILWVAV, encoded by the exons ATGCTTTTACTGACATCTCTGCTGTTGCTGCAACTCTCCTGGGTATCGCTGCACAACGCCGCGCAAGCTGTAGCGGAGATTTGCCGGGGGACGCACTGCTATGGCGGAGACACCGGCGATCCAAGACCGTGCACCGGGGCGCACTGTCCGGGGAGCCGATCTTCCAGACCCCCGCGGCAGTTTAACCCGTCAACGCAGGGGAAAACGGCTCATGTAGCCGCCGGCCAACACCGCGTGTACCCGAGCTCTCCAAGAGCGGCATCGGAGACTTTTCCAGGCGCCCAGCTGCTACTGCGCGGGCGGCACAGCGACGGCAGCACTCGGAGTGCGCCTGAAGTTTTACCTGCAGGATGCACCGATGCGGAGTGCGCTGTTCATGTGAGACAATTTCAACCCGGCAATGACACCAGGGACTGTAAAGGGATCGAGTGCAGACTGCCGCTGAGGATACGGCCAAAAGCTCGAGCAGTGGCTTGTGTGGGAGAAGGATGTCTGGCCGGTTCAGAGGAGAGCGTGCCTCCTGTACATCTGTCGGACAGAGCCGCGCAGTTTCTGGGGGATTTTCCGGAGTTTGGATATCCATCGTCGGAACTTGGCGCAGCGCCTTTAGGTGTCCAGCTTACATGTGATATCAAGCCAG GGGAGAATGAAGTTCCTTCAGAAGATGCCCTCATCTTGCACCTCCAGCTGTCCAAGGGGCAGGAGAAGCTTGTGGAGGCCCTGAGAGCCCAGCAGATTATCATCCGTGATCTGCAGCAGAAGCTTGCTGACCAACAGGAGGCCCTGCTGTCACAGCAGCGTGAAAtcctggagcagcagcagcgaaTGTATGAGCAAATGGATGTGGTGAAGGCCCAGTACGGTCTCCTCTCAGACACCTTCAAACAGGTTTCCTTCCAGGGCCTGAAGGGCGAGCTGCAGAGCTACTTCGAGAGCCAGCTGGCTGGACTGCAAAGCCAAGCCCGCAGCCACCTGCAGAAATCCTACGCCGTCCACAAAACGGACATCAACTCTAAGGTGATGGATGTGGTTGGGGAGGCTCACTTTCCTCAGCCTCTCCTGGGATGTCCTTCACCCTGTGGATCAGAGGAGTACTGTGACTTTCAAAAGGACCCAGCTCGGTGTGAAAAGTGCACCATGTGTCCACCAGGTTTCTTCCTCATCTCACAGTGCTCTCCAACTGCGGACAGAATGTGCCAG GACAGAGACGAATGCCTTGAATTACCAAATATTTGTGGAGAGCGAGTGAAGTGCCTTAATACTCCAG GGGGATTCAGGTGTCTGGGCATTTCTGAGAGAGACGCAATAATGGGCTTGTGCGGTCATGAATATTTCTACAACCAGGAGCTGCAGGAGTGCCAGGCCTGCTCTGACTGTGACGGAGagcctgtcactgttccctgtACAGCAGTCAGTGACACCATCTGTGGCCAGCTTTCGGAGACCCGGCTCTCTGAGTCTTGGATGGCGAATGTGGTAGTTCCCCCTGCCAGATCATCTGGCACCCACATCTTTCCTGGACTTCAGCTAAACATAcgaagcaaagaaaaaagcgATTTGCTGTCCAACCAGGTGGGCCAGTTGACCTTCCAGCAGCACGGGCTGGTGTGGTTGGATCATAACTTTGCAATAAAGCACAGTTGCAGGAACTTCCTCCAGTTGGGGATGAGGCTAAATGGGAGCCAGGAAGAGGAGGGTAAGGACCTCAGCGGTGTTCGCATCGAACAACCGGATGGGAAGTATTTCCAGGGGGTCAGCGTCAGTACCGGGGTGGAGGTGGAGCCTAACCACAGCTTCACACTGCTGTTGAGGAGTCCAAATCAACATTGCAATCAGAGCAAAGATCTTCACGTGTATGATGCTGCAGGGCCCTCTTTGAGTCTGCTCTGGTTGTCTCATGATACTGGTGCTGTAGCTATGACAGCTCAGATGTCCCTGCTGATGCACTACCAGACCAGCTACCGCCCAACTTTCCGCATAACCTCAGTTTCAGACCCCTACATGATCAGCCTGACTCATGACAACCGTGGGGTACGCTTCACCGAGCGCGGAGTGGTCAAGTTTGTCCTTCAGCAAGCACTTTACTCCATGGGGCACACCTGCGTTCGAGAGGGTTTCTCCTTGATTGCCTATATAAACCGCAACGGAACCGGCCAAGAGGTGATGCAGGCTTTTAAGACTGGCGTTAATTACAGGGACACTTCCATTACACTCTCAGGTGCTGTGAGCGTGGACAGTGGAGACATGCTCAACTTTGAGATCACATCCCCGTCTCAGTGCAACGTCCGCTATTTTGGGGACAGCACTGGAATCAGTATTTTGAGTCTTATCTGGATTCCTTCAGCAGTGTCGTCAGCCTTTACGGCTACTGTGTCCAGGACCGGTCTTCCCTTTGGAGCGGTGAGGAATAAACCTCTATTGTTCCAGCAGATCAGCCCAGATACACCACAGGTCCACTTGGCCCGCTCTGGGGAGCCAAACAGCCGGAAGAACTTTATATTCCGTGAGAAAGGAACAGTGAACATAGCTCTCAACCTCAAGCTGATCCACTCTTGTAATATAGTAAAACTCACTCTGCAGCGGGTAGGGGGTCAGGGCAAGCAGGCTGGTCCTGTGGCTCAGCAGGTGTCAGGATCTATGCCTGAAGGAAGCGAGTGGGCCAGTGTAGGGCTGAGAGCCTCATTTCAAGTCCAGAATGGCACGGCTCTGTACGTCACGCTGGACTGCATCCGTGGACGAATTAACCAGATAGCACATGAGGGCGGCACTAACATTTCAATTCTCTGGGTGGCAGTGTGA